Below is a window of Leifsonia sp. NPDC080035 DNA.
CCACCAGCTGCTCGACCTGGGAGCGGTCGGCGCGGCTGGGGAACGGGAGCCCCCAGCGGTGACCGTTCACGCCGAGGGCGACGAGGTCGCGGGCGCGCATGGGCGTCCCCGCCGGGATCAGCTTCTGCTGCGGGATGTAGCCGATGCGCCGGTCTCCGCGGCGCACGGCGTGCCCGTCGAACCGGATGCTGCCGCCGTCCAGCCGCTGCTGGCCGAGGATGGTCTTCAGCAGGCTGGTTTTGCCCGAGCCGTTCGGGCCGAGCACCGCGACAAACTCGCCGGCGTGGACGTCGAGGTCCAGCCCGCTCCAGAGCGTGCGCGCGCCGAATCCGAGGGCCGCGTCGCGGAGACTCAGCACCACCTCGCGGTCGGCGGGCGCGGGAACGCGCTCGAGCGGCTCGCTCACTTCGCCAGCGCCGCCGCGACGGCGTCCAGGTTGGCGTTCATCCAGGAGGTGTAATCCTTGCCGCTCGGGAGGGTCTCGGTGACCGGCACGACGGGGATGTCGGCCTGCTTGGCGGCGGCGAGCACCTTCTCGGTCTCGGGGCCGCTGGTCTGCTCATTGTAGGCGAGCAGCTTCACCCGGTGACCGGAGAACAGCCGCAGCGTCTCCTGCAGCACGACGGGGGAGACGTCGTTGCCGCCCTCGATGGCCTCGCTGAACTTCTCCGGCGTGCGGTTCTCCAGCCCGATCGCCTCGAGCAGGTAGAGCGGCACGGGCTCGGTGATCGCGACACCCTCGCCCGCGTACCGCGTCTTCAGCTCCGCGGTGCGCTTCCCGAGCGCGTCGAGCTTCGCGGTGAAGGCTCCGGCGTTCTTCTCGAACGTCGTCTTCTGCGCCGGGTCCGCCTTCGACAGCGCGGTGACGAGCGCGTCGGTCAGCTTTCCGATCGTGGGGATGTCGTACCAGACGTGCTCGTTGAGCTCGCCGTCGACCGGCTTCTTGCCGGAGAGGTCGACGACGTT
It encodes the following:
- a CDS encoding zinc ABC transporter substrate-binding protein; protein product: MQKRPLLAIALAATTAIALAGCSSGASGDDAKVRVVASTNVYGDIATTIAGDAVDVTSLMKDPAQDPHSFEASAQSQLAVSKADILIENGGGYDDFMDTLRTGAKNDSATVLNVVDLSGKKPVDGELNEHVWYDIPTIGKLTDALVTALSKADPAQKTTFEKNAGAFTAKLDALGKRTAELKTRYAGEGVAITEPVPLYLLEAIGLENRTPEKFSEAIEGGNDVSPVVLQETLRLFSGHRVKLLAYNEQTSGPETEKVLAAAKQADIPVVPVTETLPSGKDYTSWMNANLDAVAAALAK